A window of Eucalyptus grandis isolate ANBG69807.140 chromosome 4, ASM1654582v1, whole genome shotgun sequence genomic DNA:
ttgaagagatctattctttctttccacaactccattttgctcgagtatacggagaggaaaacatgtgattaacacagatttatcacaaaatctcgtaaaatcttgattttcaaattcacttccatgatctgttcttatactagaaatagcacatcctttttcattttgaacctttttagcaaacttttcaaagtacgaaaaggtttctgatttatttgcaagaaaatatacctgtgtaaaacgagagtaatcatctacaattactagacaatatttcttacctccaatgctcgggttcttgttggtccgaagagatccatatgaagcaaccgtattacatgattagtagatacatgatttatttgcttaaatgaatttcttaccgctTTCCctgaatgcatggagtgcataagtcgacttttggtatggcggtttaggtagacctcgaacaagctgctttgaagagattttggctaattgcttcttgttgatatggccaagttttccgtgccatagaattgcttcatcttgaattgagattaagcattgttcttcatttggctttacatcaaggaggtagatgtttccatgccttcgacccatgaatgactcgagtcgaatctttgctaattcagaacatatgccttcttgaaagaagatcttgtaacagtatcacacaattggctaatgcttgagtagattgtagttgagtccttccactagagagacattgcttattgtgagatttccaattttcgcaattccgaatcccacaatacttcctttgctatttcctccgaatgaaacttttccaccatttactttaataagctttatgaaacattttgagtctcgtcatgtgtcttgagcatccgctgtcaagataccactttaccttctttttgacagagacccgcattcaaaaagagtctcaagctttctttggtacccaaattttcttgggtcctttcgtgttagtaggatgagcattattaggccatactctcttaacaagcttccaaaccataggacactctttttcaaaatgatcccgattacacttagaacaccttaaagcatttcgacctacggtGCTTTacaaaactcttttgaaatgatttttataagcctctctcgatggtcttttcttaattctttcttttactttcggaaaatcaatcaaagggattgtttcagctgtcatacctagacccgacttattaaagtaaggtctttggattgaaaggactttttcaagtttttcgaccctattgaaaatttctttgaaatatttgataaatcagtttttaagaaagcattttcttttgaaagattgtcttcactttctttaagagtagaaacattcaagtctaaattttttaccttttcttctaaaatgttttccttttgttttaaaactgagttttccttttaagttcggaaatccttttaagagaagtcttaagactaaaacataactcatcaatatatttagagactttgacagggattttataatcacttacctcaaattcaccgtccgagtccgatccagtccgagtccgatgcgccattagacacgggttggcatattcctcatcactctcttcacactcgtatcgctccagtgtttcggctttaagagcttttcgaaatttctcagcttttcctcttttcttttcgtaaGAGGACaaagttgggtccgatgtgtcccttctttttacattcgaagcaaactacttctttgtttggttcctcatcatcaacagacttggtctggctgtctcgagaactttgtttctttgggatgaaccttcgccttttctattcagttttctgaatcttcttatcatgagggcgagctcctcatcatccatatcatcttcgaatctgcatcatcgaatcatcatttgattttagtgcaatagatttcttacctcttggatcttcgtcttcattaattcgttccacttcgtaagaccgaagagttccaatcgcccgtctgagataatggcatgattctttgcgtctctcttattgaagtctttatatgattccaatccttggagagtccacgaagaagcttgttcaccttcatgggatcagaaatttttgtccttggttctcaagaccattgacaatatcgtaaaacgactaaacatgtcgttatagattctcctggtttcattttgaaggattcatattgaccaagaagaatgttaattctggtctccttcactcgtcgtccttcataagtgatatgtaacctgtcccagacttcttttttgtgacacaagaagatattctgttatattcagttggtgacaaagcacaatataaggaataaattgctttagcatcgagtgcttgtctcttgtttatttcttcttgagacattccgctggtttcagtttctttccctctttcggtgattgatgcagcagcaggagtgattcctttttccactacgtcccattcgagaggatcctttgatcgtaggaaagctttcatcttgttcttccgatgttgtaatcctttccatcgaagtagggaggtctgggtattgctttgcccctccatcagcccggtgctagcatactagccatggatcttttactcgaagtaaaacacttcaaacaaagtaagaacacgggctcgataccaattgagatagctagtacgagtacctagagggggtgaataggtatacaaaaatttctcgaagcttgcacgatatttaaacaattagagaatttgcaacagttaaaaattcaatcgcaagactgagtaagggaaagagagaattgaacactcggtttatagtggttcggcttgattcaagcctacgtccactcttcgcaccgacaccgattggctggattccactataatcaaagagttgttacgagtgttgatcttccttgatttctaggtgtagatgatctaccacactcactcaaggcgtcaccaagtataaacactctcgtatacaatttcgctcgtctcaactaacaatcaaggatcttcagactctggaatttttctatcgatcacacacttaaaacaactagaacgtcttccttttatactccttcatgccatcatagccattggcacttaccaaaggaattcctccaatctacccgttggacggaatcaatcaagaagatcatccgagctatttaaggaatcgatgatagcccatcaatcccgttcgcccatacaatcaggatctcggtttccaagaatagaataatccaagattatttcgtcgaccattgatcttcaatcgatcttagataagaattaaagaatccgaaatgattatccaaccaaagaatctattccgatgataggatcaaatcctcaaccataaacctcgactttggatttccttcaacaccggattagaaagatcgtcgtgagaataattttgagtcttgagtcttgagtcttgagtcttgagtcttgagataacaaagtcttgagactataaattcttgagactttaactatcgatatccagacttagactgatagaaatgttttgtcagcttcaaaatattctggaaagatttctccaacaacatccgatgtcattgcattgcaaatgtttttatcgaaataatatgagatgatattgttgccgttggaccctcAGGTCAATGATGCCCCGGAAGTCGGGATGCCCATAAGGATCGTAGGGGTTGATACCTTTGGATATCTGGGGTCCGCAGAGCCTCAGAGGTACcccgggagtgtcaggatgcctggtggtatatcggtacgtaattccggggGATGCTCAGTGGTATGTCGATACATAATTCCGAAGGGTAGGGGTAACCACTTTCATGGCAAGCCCTGGCGATTCCTCGTGGTGCCAagtgagatgcgagatgcccgaaagTGTAACGTAATACACTCTAGATGCCCGGTGGCCCAATGGCATAATGTCGGAGGActtcgtgatgccaggttgggtgcgaatgCCCGGAGGGAcacaaacattggtcctctagGAGGTGAAgccttttgaatattaaaacttatGACTCTACTAAGTGTGTGTGTGGTCTAgttataggactaaattgtatggcatggagTGGGACGTGTTATAACAGTTTGGACCTATAATCGGGACTCGTGTAACTAAAAATGGTGCATCTTGGTTTCGAAACTACATTTGCTATCACTTTGAAAAGTTCTATTGATTTGATGCATACGCATTCCTTTGGTTATATGTTTTTCtctatcttgcatgaaattAGATTATGATGGTTATGCACGATATAGTTTAGTGGATCTATTACTGCTGgatggttgtactcacccattttggggactaacatttcagactagacaagATGTCTCTGCTGCTCGCGCCTCCCTATACTTTCTATGGGATCCCTATCGATTTGCGGTGGGAACAGTCGAAGTATCATGACTACGAATCGCTTGGACTCACATTCATCCTGGTGAGGGTGATATTGACTATCGACACTAGCCTACCCTCGGGTCCCGTTCATCAGGAGTTCGTCGTCTTCTATGTCCAAAGGGATAGACGTACTTCAGGGCTGCTACTACCACCGCCAACAAACGGATCGGACAGATGGGTGTGATCGTGAGCTAGGGTCAGCAAAGGCAAGatttttggacgccgacactgactGATGGACTTATGTATATGACtgttgggaaaaagaaagtcGGGTATCTTTTGATATGTAGCCTGGTATAGAAAACCGCGGCATTTTTGGTGTACCAACTGAATGATGTCCATCgagtttatgtaaataaaagtgtctggcttttacctataaaaatgtttagttggtgtgcattgtttttaaatagggaagggagttgttggatacgctttCGCCATATTTCTACGCAGGGACCTATGGAaatgatataaacccccaggattcATGGACTTATTAAATTTCTATGGTATCAAAGTAATAGACTATCAGGTCAAGAGAAAGCAAAGGTAGCTGTGGCAACCCTAACAGATCATGGGCCATTTAGGGGGTTCCACACTGTCGTCGCTCGTCGTCACCCGTTGCAGCTCTGCCGCTTGTCCCTTGTTGTTTCAACCCAAGCCGACCTCCGTTCCAGCTCTCTCAGCCCAAGAATAGAACCGAGAAGCCCTTAGCCCAGCCATGAATGTTAGGCCCATTTTGGGCCGCTTCCGGGCCTTGTTTGGCATCACCGCAAGGTAGTTTGTCGCCCGCCTCCATATCACCGTCATCGTGGACTCACCAAATCGCAAAATCtatgagtttactcactaaaatCTACTTAGGGGGTTAATGATACTTAAGAGGTGATTAGATTATGCTAATTAAGAATTAGGTGATagttagcaatttaattattcgattttgcatgttaggtggttagaatagtataattagagactagataagttgtattatttatctaaattggtttgaaaaattttcgggcccatttcgatatttaattaggcatttccgacctaagtttctatttttggtaattaattgcatttatttaattatttttgataattatttaattatttattatttttcggaaattataccaggatagtcgatgaccgaaatttcgtgctaattTCAATGGTGcacttggtttatttaattgaatactatattgtgcaaattgagtggtgattgtaattttgggcatttatcccaaaattgagtaattttggtatttaatcagaaaataccCGAGCATTGGTTTTttaacgccaaaaatgtttttagacactatattaaatagtgagattttttaaaagaaagatatagCATTTTGGCTCAGACCGACTGTGTACctacacacgattatttttatcaggtATTTTTAATACGATGAAATTAGGCTAAGTTCaatatttaattgaggaattggaTTGCAAAGCACAAAATCCTTGGTCGAGTTTGATTTATCGtgtttcagcttgtgtgagcattatGATACGTCAGCTTGTAAaagcagtatactatatcagcttatgAGAGCTTGATATGTCAACTTGTGAGAACAATATACCTtatcaacttgtgtgagcaatgattTTTTATCAGCTTCTGCGAGCAACGATCCGtatatcagcttgtgcaagctactatctatctatatcagcttgtgcgagctaatATCTatccatttcagcttgtgtgagcattgatCATGTAGATCGTATCGAATAGATAGTATTTTATTGATAGATAGTATCGATTGGATCGGATGGTCAATGGTATTGAATGATCGATTGGATGAAATTAATTGGTTGAGattataaattgtactgacgtgcaggagaGAATTGAGGTAAGGTAAGTCTTATGACTTGTGTGTATAGTTGCAtctaggcgtatttccctcctagtcggagtttatggggtgaacttgctgagacattgtctcaccccgtcttGAGCATgaccttttcaggtccttagatggcggtaaCACCTGAGCGTTCTAGCCAGCCCAAGAGGGTGATCGAATAGGTTACTGAGATTCCTCTTCCCGGGGGCCAAGGAGCCTTGGTCTATGAACTCGTAAGGACCATTGTCTGGGTCGATGCAGGTCTACCTCTGAgggtaccccatcaattcaAGGCATGGTATCGTTGCAGGCAAAATGGACCCAGAGAAGGTCCCCTACAAGATTCTGAGGTACCAATGTCAGTGTTAGAGATTGCTTTTGGCGAGGGTATAGCTGACCCTCCTAGTGGTTCAGTGGTGGACTCAAGTCTCTAGAAGAGTTCGAAGTTTTCAATTGGGGATTCGTGCACCTAGAGGACTAGTAGACTTTTCTGCTTAAGTAGACTTTTGTCTGTAGAttagtattgtatataaactaGTCGGTtgtgtataaaagtgtggtttggTTGTGAATTGTGTTTCTGcctttctatcccatctttgtgttgtcttgagatttatttatacgcttccgcatgcgcattaaaatgaatggattggcgatgcgtcctgggacgtcgcaaatttaatcgaccaccaagggatgggcacgcgctcaaGGATCAGGGCTTGATAACCAGGTCTTTCATATACTAAGATAGTGCCACTTTGTAAGTTTGACACTTGTTTCATTTGTCTGAACAGCCTCATATAGCACCAAGAAGTTTCATGGGAGTTGAAGACTATTTGGATGATGATAATAGCAGGCCATACTATTATCACAAGGGGAAGAAGTCCAGGACTCCTAATAAGCATGTGTCTTTCAAACAGCGCAC
This region includes:
- the LOC120292538 gene encoding uncharacterized protein LOC120292538; its protein translation is MILLPLDPQVNDAPEVGMPIRIVGVDTFGYLGSAEPQRYPGSVRMPGGISPHIAPRSFMGVEDYLDDDNSRPYYYHKGKKSRTPNKHVSFKQRTMAYMEPFVLDVFISKRFISTSLAPRIACKQVAIVGANSKDIKAVVKSRSDIQPCRAVGWILAD